In a single window of the Nilaparvata lugens isolate BPH chromosome 1, ASM1435652v1, whole genome shotgun sequence genome:
- the LOC111047030 gene encoding cilia- and flagella-associated protein 20, with protein sequence MFSNTYQQGLLTAFFAGGSKPLAIWKTNVREGHVKRVSDEDANGSLALEIVASNVATTFITSPPDLSPTASLGIRLPWIYIIFKNLNRYFSFEIQVLDETNTRRRFRMSNYQSTTRIRPFTCTMPLALNKNWNQVQFNLEDFVRKAYNTGYVETQRLQVHANCRLRRIFFSSRVYTASELPIEYKLIIPKSKLQKSEQKRTEEKNA encoded by the exons ATGTTCAGTAATACTTATCAGCAAGGACTACTCACTGCTTTTTTTGCTGGTGGCAGTAAGCCCTTGGCCATTTGGAAAACCAAT GTGCGGGAGGGGCACGTGAAACGGGTGAGTGACGAGGACGCAAACGGCAGTCTGGCGCTGGAGATAGTGGCTTCGAATGTGGCCACCACCTTCATCACGTCCCCGCCAGACCTCAGCCCCACCGCCTCGCTCGGCATACGTCTGCCATGGATCTACATCATCTTCAAAAATCTCAATCGCTATTTCTCCTTTGAAATACAA GTTTTGGATGAAACCAACACACGAAGGAGGTTCCGAATGAGTAACTACCAGTCTACGACACGGATACGGCCATTCACTTGCACCATGCCTTTGGCGCTCAATAAAAACTGGAATCAA GTGCAATTCAATCTGGAAGATTTTGTGCGCAAAGCGTATAACACGGGGTATGTTGAGACACAGCGCCTGCAAGTGCATGCCAACTGCCGATTGCGGCGAATATTCTTCTCGAGTCGAGTGTACACGGCATCCGAGCTGCCCATCGAGTACAAGCTCATCATACCCAAGTCAAAGTTACAGAAGTCTGAACAGAAACGAACCGAAGAGAAAAACGCGTAA